From Methanolacinia paynteri:
GCGAGGACATAAAGCAGGGAGAGCTCATTGTTCCGAAGAACTACAGGATCAGGCCGTTTGATATCGGGGCGCTCGGGACATACGGGGTAACCGATCCGGTGGTTAAAAAGCTCAGGGCCGGCCTAATCCCAACCGGCAGCGAACTTGTTCCGATCGGAACGAAACCGGGACCCGGACAGGTCGTCGAGAGCAATATCACGATGGCGGCGGCGTGGCTTGGAGAGCGGAACGTCGATACGATCTGCTATCCCCCGACACCCGATGATCCCGAAATGATAAGGGACGTGATCTCTGAGGCGGTTCTTGAAAACGATATTATAATTGTCTCCGCAGGGTCGTCCGCCGGAACAAGGGATTTCACGGCAGGAGCGATCGGGGAGCTGGGGAGACTTGTGTTCCACGGGATCGCGATGATGCCGGGCAAGCCGATGATCCTCGGGGAGATCGAAGGCAAACCTGTAATCGGCCTCCCGGGCTATCCGATATCGGCCCAGGTTGTACTCAGGGAGGTGCTCGGCCCCCTGCTTGACACTCTCGGTTTCAGGGGTCCGCCTTCGGAAAAACTTGAGGTCTCTCTTGCCGGCGACCTTACTTCAAATGTAGGTTATGACGAGTTCGTCCTCCTTTCCGTTGCGAAGCACGGCGATCATTATATCGCGTCGCAACAGTCGAGAGGTGCGGGAGTGCAGATGGCATCCATACGATCAAATGCCTACCTCAGGCTTCCTGCCCCGATAGAGGGCTATGCCGAAGGGGAGAGGGTTATAGTGAATATGACCCGGAGCATCGGCCATGCCGACAGGTCTCTGCTCGTGACCGGTATCATGGAACCGCCGATAGGCTGGCTCTCGAACATCCTGAGCGAAGAGGAGATCTGGCTGCATAACGGCAATACCGGAAATATCAGCGGGATTATCGCCATGAAAAAAGACATCTGCCATGCGGCGGCTCTTCATGCACTCTCGGTCGAAGGAGGATATAATACCGAATATATCAGGCAGTACATGCCGGGCGAAGAGATCCACATGACCGGCATTGCAGGAATTATTCTCGGCATCGCATCAAAGACTGGTATAGGAATCGACGAACTGCCCGGCTCATCCATAGTCAACCAGCCGGCAGGATCGGAGTGCAGGATAGTCCTTGACAGGCTTTTTTCCGGAAGATCAATCGATCCCGAATCCGTGAACGGGTATTTCCGGGTCGTAAACAACCCGCTCTCAGCTGCAATAGCCGTTGCAGGCGGAAACTGCGATGCGGCGCTTACGTCGTATTCGATAGCGAAGACCTACGGCCTTGAATTCGAGCCTGTTGCAGTCGAACAGTACGAACTCGCAGTACGGGCGGAGCACATGCAGGACGAGAGAGTTCTAAGGCTAATCGATGCAATATCCTCGGAAGAATTCATACGGGTTCTGGATGATGCCGGCAGTTATGATTCCGGTATTACAGGAAAGCGAAGAATAATCCAATAATTGAAAAACTGAATTCTGATTATAGCTGATTGAATTGTCTGCTGTAATCTGGATAAAAAGAAAATATTCAGAATATTATTATTTTTAAGTGCTCTGCTCAGACTCAGTTTTATCTTTTTGCCTCAGGTCCCAGCCGGATTTTTTGTATCTGCTGATGAACAGCGGCCATGTTCCGAGAAGCAATATGCCTGCGAGGAGAATTCCTGCATAGACAAGGGGATTCAAATTCGCCCCGGCAGGCTGGAAGAATCCGATGACGAATGCAAGGACGCTGGCAATGAGGCCGAGAGACGCAACAACGCCCATCGCAGGGACACGGAAGCCTCTCTTTTTATCCGGCTCCGTTTTCCTGAGCCGCATTGCGGAGAGGAACATCATTACGTACATGATGAGATATAGCTGGACGCACATTGCCGATAGTATCCAGAACGCCTCCTGCACCGAGGGGATAAATGCAAAGAACAATGCCAGAACCGTTACGGCAATTCCCTGTACCAGCAATATATTCTCCTGCATTCCGTTTTTGTTGATCTTCTGGAACCACGGCGGGAGATAACCCTCCTGTCCGACCAGGAGAAGTCCTTTGCTCGGGCCGGGAATCCAGATAACGACAGATGCCAAAATTCCAATAACGATTAGAGCTGCCATGACGTGCGTTCCCCACGCGATTCCGACATAAGAGAACATGACATCGAATGCCTGGAGGACACCTGTCGTCAGGTTGATGCCGGATGCAGGGAGACACACCGATATTGCCAGGGTTCCGGGAATGAACACCAGGAGAATAAGGATGCAGGCAAGAAGCATCGCTTTCGGGAATGTCTTCTCCGGGTTGTGCATATCCGTTACGTGCACCGCGTTCATCTCCATTCCGGCGTAAGAGAGGAAGTTGCTTATGATAAGTACTATACTTGCAAACCCTGCCCATACAGGAATGAAACTTGCCTCGGACCCGGTTATATATGACTTTCCTCCGGTCGATATGAAAACGACCGCCAGTACTACGAGTACCAGGACGGGAATCAGAGTGCCTACGATTAACCCCTTGCTTCCAACCTGCGAGAACGTCTCTACGCCTCTTAATGCCAGGTGGTTGGCAATCCAGTAGACCGCAATTATGACAATTCCCACGAACAAACCGTTGTTTGCCAGCCCCGGATCGAATATATAAGCGAGGGCCGCAGCAAAGAAGGCGAGCTGGGCGGGAAACCACACAACGTTCTGTACCCACTGCTGCCATATGGCAAACATTCCTGCGTTTCCGCCGTATGCTGCGTTGACCCACCCGAACACTCCCCCTTCCCAGCCGCTTGCAAGTTCTGCGGACACGAGGGCCGTCGGAACAAGGAAGACAACCGCAGGGATCACGTAAAGGAGAATTGATGCCAGCCCGTAGGGAGCCATAGCCGGCAGGCCGCGTATGCTTGCGACCGCGACGGTGGTCAGGAGGGCCATCGTTATCCAGTTGATTGCCTTTGGGGGAGTTGGTGCTGTTTTGTTTTTGTCGCTATTATCTTTCAATTCAGCTCACCTGCTGTTTATCTATGTAATTTTATGTTCCGGCTTCCCGTCATATGACATAAGTGGGAAACCGTTTCTCTGCTATGTGAACTTATTTTGATATATATCGTCATTTTTCTGAGATTAGTATAAATGCGTTGTCATTGGGCCGCTATGATATGGAATTCTGAAATATTCAGTTCCTGAACTTAAAAAAATGAAGAAGATATTGTATCTTCAGTTTTCCTGCTTTGAGTCGTTATTGCCTTTTGGCCTGAGATCCCATTCGGGTTTTTTGAATTCATGCAGGATGAACGGACCCGAACCCAGGATGATGATGCCTATGAGAAGTATTCCTGCATAGAAAAACGGATTCAGGTTTTCTCCTGCTGGCTGTATGAAGCCGATAAGGAATGCGGCAACGCTCGCTATCACACCGACCGAGGCTACAAACTTCATCGCAGGGACACGGAATCCGCGTTTTACATCCGGTGCGGTCTTACGGAGGCGCATTGCAGTCAGGAACATCATTACATACATTATAAGATATAGCTGAACCGCCATCGCCGACAGTATCCAGAAGGCTTCGCCGACAGAAGGTATGAGTGCATAGAATAGTGCGAGTGCAGTGACGATCAGACCCTGTACTGCCATTATGTTCTCCTGCATTCCTGCCTTGTTGGTCTTCTGGAACCATGGCGGAAGATAGCCTTCCTTTCCGACGAGGAGCAGGCCCCTGCTTGGACCGGGAATCCATGTTACGACAGATGCAAGTATGCCGATGACGATGAGGACTGCCATCAGTGTAGCTCCCCATGTAATTCCTATATGAGCAAAAAGGGTCTCAAATGCAACGAATACACCTGTTGTCAGATCGATCTGTGATGCAGGAAGGCAGGTTGCAATAGCCAGCGTTCCGGGGATGAAGATAAGAAGTATAAGGATCGATGCCAGGAGGATCGATTTGTGGAAGTTCTTCCCGGGGTCGTGCATATCGGTTACATGGACCGCGTTCATCTCCATGCCTGCAAATGACAGGAAATTGCTTATTATAAGGACAACTCCGGCAAAGCCCGCCCATGCGGGGATGAAACCGGAGGCCGAGACACTCATCTGCGGCTGTCCCCCGGTCCCGACGAATATTATTGCAAGGACCACAAGGGCAAGTACCGGTATAAGTGTACCTATAATGAGCCCTTTGCTTCCGATCTCCGAGAATGTCTTAACACCTCTCAATGCCAGGAGAGTAGCTATCCAGTATACAACTATGATGACGGCCCCGATGAAGACCCCGCTTCCTGCCAGCCCGGGGTTGAAGATATATGCAAGTGCGGATGCGAAGAAGGCGAGCTGTACAGGGAACCAGACGACATTCTGGATCCACTGCTGCCATATGGCGACCATGCCGGCCCTGCCGCCGTATGCCGCATAGACCCAGCCGAATATACCGCCTTCCCATCCGCTCGCGAGTTCGGCTGCCACGAGTGCCGTAGGGATAAGAAAAACGGCGGCGGGAATCACATAGAGGATGATGGAGCCCAGTCCGTATGGTGCCATCGCCGGAAGGCCGCGTATGCTCGCGACCGCGACGGTGGTCAGGAGGGCCATCGTTATCCAGTTGATGGTCTTTGTCTGTTTTACTTCAGCCGGTCCGGCCTTATCTTCATTTGTCATGATCTGACCTCTTCAGTGATGGAATCCGGACCCTGACTTCTCGTCGTGAACCGGTTCCGGCTGGCTCTCAAGTGTCGGAAGCTGGCGCTTTAAATCGTCGAGGAAAAGGTCTGCCAGGTCGTGTGAAAGGCCTCTCCTGACCACTATACGAAGTGCAGCGAGATCGGTCCTGTTAGCCGGGAACGTGTATGCAGGGATGAGCCACCCGCGTTCCCGCATCTTGTTCGATACGTCGAAGACAGAGAAATTTTTCACATTGTCTTTGAGTTTGAACGCGAATACGGGGAGTTCATCGCCTCTTGTAATAAGCTCGAACGGTCCGAGCTTTTCGATCTCTTTCGAGAGATACAGGGCCACCTCGCGTGCATAACCCTGTACTTTCGTATAGCCGTCAAAGCCGAGACGGAGGAAGTTGTAGTACTGGAGTATTATCTGCGAACCGGGTCTTGAGAAGTTGAGAGCAAATGTCGGCATGTTCGATCCCAGGTAGTTGACGTAGAATATCAGGTCTTCGGGGAGCATCTTTGCATCTCTCCAAACGACCCACCCGACACCTGGGTATACAAGCCCGTATTTGTGCCCGGATGTGTTGATCGATGCGACCCTCGGGAGGCGGAAGTCCCAGATTAAGTCCTGGTCGAGGAATGGTGCGATCATACCGCCGGACGCGGCATCGACATGGACGGGGATGTCGATCCCTGTTTTCTCCTGGAACTTGTCCAGTGCATCACAGATCTCCTTTACCGGCTCATATGATCCGTCGAATGTGGAACCAAGTATTGCAATGACTCCTATGGTATTTTCGTCGCAAAGTTTTATGGCCTCCTCTGCCGAGAGGTGGAAGCGGTTTCCTTCCATCGGGACGAGGCGCATCTCGACGTCCCAGTAGTTCGCAAACTTCTCCCAGCAGACCTGAACATTGATCCCCATAACGATGTTGGGTTTGTCGACAGGTTTTCCTCCGGCCTTTCTCTTGTGCTGCCATCTCCTCTTCATCGCAAGGCCCCCGAGCATAGCGGCCTCGCTCGATCCTGTAGTCGAGCACCCGGTCGAATTGTCGGGATCTGGTGAATTCCAGAGGTGGCTGAGGATGCTTACACACCGCATCTCGAGTTCGGCGGTCTGCGGGTATTCGTCCTTGTCGATCATGTTCTTGTCGAATGTCTCGGACGCGAGTTTCTGTGCTTGGGGCTCCATCCAGGTGCCGACAAATGTAGCGAGGTTCAGCCTTGCATTTCCGTCCAGCATCAGTTCGTCGTGAACAATCTGGTAGGCTAGGTCCGGGCTCATCT
This genomic window contains:
- a CDS encoding glutamate decarboxylase, with translation MGLKHPKGPKHNAKEIRIDPVFAQEGFESIPRCTMPKKEMSPDLAYQIVHDELMLDGNARLNLATFVGTWMEPQAQKLASETFDKNMIDKDEYPQTAELEMRCVSILSHLWNSPDPDNSTGCSTTGSSEAAMLGGLAMKRRWQHKRKAGGKPVDKPNIVMGINVQVCWEKFANYWDVEMRLVPMEGNRFHLSAEEAIKLCDENTIGVIAILGSTFDGSYEPVKEICDALDKFQEKTGIDIPVHVDAASGGMIAPFLDQDLIWDFRLPRVASINTSGHKYGLVYPGVGWVVWRDAKMLPEDLIFYVNYLGSNMPTFALNFSRPGSQIILQYYNFLRLGFDGYTKVQGYAREVALYLSKEIEKLGPFELITRGDELPVFAFKLKDNVKNFSVFDVSNKMRERGWLIPAYTFPANRTDLAALRIVVRRGLSHDLADLFLDDLKRQLPTLESQPEPVHDEKSGSGFHH
- a CDS encoding APC family permease, producing MTNEDKAGPAEVKQTKTINWITMALLTTVAVASIRGLPAMAPYGLGSIILYVIPAAVFLIPTALVAAELASGWEGGIFGWVYAAYGGRAGMVAIWQQWIQNVVWFPVQLAFFASALAYIFNPGLAGSGVFIGAVIIVVYWIATLLALRGVKTFSEIGSKGLIIGTLIPVLALVVLAIIFVGTGGQPQMSVSASGFIPAWAGFAGVVLIISNFLSFAGMEMNAVHVTDMHDPGKNFHKSILLASILILLIFIPGTLAIATCLPASQIDLTTGVFVAFETLFAHIGITWGATLMAVLIVIGILASVVTWIPGPSRGLLLVGKEGYLPPWFQKTNKAGMQENIMAVQGLIVTALALFYALIPSVGEAFWILSAMAVQLYLIMYVMMFLTAMRLRKTAPDVKRGFRVPAMKFVASVGVIASVAAFLIGFIQPAGENLNPFFYAGILLIGIIILGSGPFILHEFKKPEWDLRPKGNNDSKQEN
- a CDS encoding APC family permease, producing the protein MKDNSDKNKTAPTPPKAINWITMALLTTVAVASIRGLPAMAPYGLASILLYVIPAVVFLVPTALVSAELASGWEGGVFGWVNAAYGGNAGMFAIWQQWVQNVVWFPAQLAFFAAALAYIFDPGLANNGLFVGIVIIAVYWIANHLALRGVETFSQVGSKGLIVGTLIPVLVLVVLAVVFISTGGKSYITGSEASFIPVWAGFASIVLIISNFLSYAGMEMNAVHVTDMHNPEKTFPKAMLLACILILLVFIPGTLAISVCLPASGINLTTGVLQAFDVMFSYVGIAWGTHVMAALIVIGILASVVIWIPGPSKGLLLVGQEGYLPPWFQKINKNGMQENILLVQGIAVTVLALFFAFIPSVQEAFWILSAMCVQLYLIMYVMMFLSAMRLRKTEPDKKRGFRVPAMGVVASLGLIASVLAFVIGFFQPAGANLNPLVYAGILLAGILLLGTWPLFISRYKKSGWDLRQKDKTESEQST
- a CDS encoding substrate-binding domain-containing protein, with amino-acid sequence MVKRYLSQITLDEAVEKVLELFGGLKSSGTVPLAESAGRITASPVYAGYSVPVTNVSAMDGVALKSSDTFAASEQNPVSVRDFLRVNTGNAVPLTYDAVVMIEDVWFEEEGEGITIRKSARPWQNVRAAGEDIKQGELIVPKNYRIRPFDIGALGTYGVTDPVVKKLRAGLIPTGSELVPIGTKPGPGQVVESNITMAAAWLGERNVDTICYPPTPDDPEMIRDVISEAVLENDIIIVSAGSSAGTRDFTAGAIGELGRLVFHGIAMMPGKPMILGEIEGKPVIGLPGYPISAQVVLREVLGPLLDTLGFRGPPSEKLEVSLAGDLTSNVGYDEFVLLSVAKHGDHYIASQQSRGAGVQMASIRSNAYLRLPAPIEGYAEGERVIVNMTRSIGHADRSLLVTGIMEPPIGWLSNILSEEEIWLHNGNTGNISGIIAMKKDICHAAALHALSVEGGYNTEYIRQYMPGEEIHMTGIAGIILGIASKTGIGIDELPGSSIVNQPAGSECRIVLDRLFSGRSIDPESVNGYFRVVNNPLSAAIAVAGGNCDAALTSYSIAKTYGLEFEPVAVEQYELAVRAEHMQDERVLRLIDAISSEEFIRVLDDAGSYDSGITGKRRIIQ